In Natrinema versiforme, the following are encoded in one genomic region:
- a CDS encoding winged helix-turn-helix domain-containing protein, which produces MRRVLWWLIGGSRGGENRLRIIRAIQDQPRNTNQLSTALDLNYKTVEHHLERLVEHCVLLTNGDGYGELYFLSDRLAENLDVLDEIVDEAGIEIANAKTDR; this is translated from the coding sequence ATTCGACGCGTGCTGTGGTGGCTCATCGGCGGGTCGCGCGGCGGTGAGAACCGGCTTCGAATTATCCGCGCGATACAGGACCAACCGAGAAACACCAACCAGCTCTCTACGGCCCTTGACCTCAACTACAAGACCGTCGAACACCACCTCGAGCGGCTCGTCGAGCACTGCGTCCTCCTCACGAACGGGGACGGGTACGGCGAGTTGTACTTCCTCTCCGATCGGTTAGCGGAGAACCTCGACGTGTTAGACGAAATCGTCGACGAAGCGGGGATTGAGATCGCGAATGCGAAAACCGATCGCTAG
- a CDS encoding orc1/cdc6 family replication initiation protein, translated as MSLFERDTEIYRNRDALREDYQPAQLVGRDEEIQMYQAALQPVINGEQPNNVFLYGKTGVGKTAATRYLLSHLEEDASQYDDIDLRLTFLNCDGLTSSYQIATRLVNELRDETNQISTTGYPRATVYEMLWDDLDDLGGTNLIVLDEVDHVEDDSILYQLPRARANNNLSEAKIGIIGISNDFSFRDDLSPKVKSSLCEQEIHFPAYDASDLQKILEQRAAVAFHDDVLDDAVIPLCAAYGAKDAGDARQSIDLLMKAGDLAREEAETTTVAETHVEAGRHDLERGRIEEGISGLTQHGHLVLYSLLTLHLQNETPVRSRDVRPRYTNFAQRAGRDPLVPRRMRDHLAELAMLGLVSVTERNEGRRGGTYREYTLDMDIELILSALDEVLDDVGIHDSIQEHLLDGDTTDENTSLAEFQ; from the coding sequence ATGAGCCTGTTCGAACGAGACACCGAAATCTACAGGAATCGCGACGCGCTGCGGGAGGATTACCAACCGGCGCAACTCGTCGGTCGCGACGAAGAAATCCAGATGTATCAGGCTGCGCTCCAGCCCGTGATCAACGGCGAACAACCGAACAACGTCTTTCTCTACGGCAAGACCGGCGTCGGAAAGACCGCCGCAACCAGATATTTGCTTTCCCACCTCGAGGAAGACGCCAGTCAGTACGACGATATCGATCTCCGGCTCACCTTCCTCAACTGCGACGGCCTCACGTCCTCGTATCAGATCGCGACGCGTCTGGTCAACGAACTCCGAGACGAAACGAATCAGATCAGTACGACCGGCTACCCGCGAGCGACGGTCTACGAGATGCTCTGGGACGACCTCGACGATCTCGGCGGGACCAATCTCATCGTTCTGGACGAAGTCGACCACGTCGAAGACGACTCGATCCTCTATCAGCTTCCGCGAGCGCGTGCGAACAATAACCTCTCCGAAGCGAAAATTGGGATTATCGGTATCTCGAACGATTTCTCGTTTCGAGACGACCTCTCCCCAAAGGTAAAGAGTTCGCTCTGTGAACAGGAGATCCATTTCCCCGCGTACGACGCGAGCGATCTGCAGAAAATCCTCGAGCAGCGGGCGGCGGTCGCGTTTCACGACGACGTCCTCGACGATGCAGTGATCCCGCTGTGTGCCGCCTATGGTGCGAAAGACGCCGGCGACGCTCGCCAGTCGATCGACCTCCTGATGAAAGCCGGCGATCTCGCTCGCGAGGAAGCCGAGACGACGACCGTCGCCGAAACCCACGTAGAGGCAGGCCGTCACGATCTGGAACGCGGCCGGATCGAAGAGGGGATCAGCGGACTCACTCAGCACGGTCATCTCGTGTTGTACTCCCTGCTCACGCTGCATCTCCAAAACGAGACTCCGGTCCGTTCACGAGACGTCCGGCCCCGGTACACCAACTTCGCACAGCGAGCCGGGCGGGACCCGCTTGTTCCGCGCCGGATGCGCGATCATCTGGCGGAACTGGCCATGCTCGGACTCGTCTCGGTCACCGAACGAAACGAGGGCCGACGCGGGGGAACGTATCGCGAGTATACACTCGATATGGACATCGAACTCATCCTGTCGGCACTCGATGAGGTCCTCGACGACGTCGGTATCCACGACTCCATTCAAGAGCACTTACTCGATGGCGATACGACCGACGAAAATACGTCATTAGCCGAATTTCAGTAA
- a CDS encoding orc1/cdc6 family replication initiation protein translates to MDDFDDPRDGSGTSKDEATERVESSSDSTIPETTPSSTGSATAGESQSIEEMLLEFDQQEGLIRDRSLLDPNHIVSEDRIVGRDEQLQEVTKMLRVALGDNRPPNLFLYGPSGTGKSLITKAVCKNISKICETRDIRFGTIEVNCQDLDTLGVAVYELASRAADEAAVEVQVPKHGVATKEKWDELYRIVNENFDSAVFVLDELDMLVGRRDKQDPAFSRLLYQLSRAGANNDLTAHVSVVAISNDTKMMESVGSRALSSFTPEDVHFDDYDANQLQSILRRRRDAFYDDVLDEDVIPLAAAFAAQTHGDARKAIDLVRVAGELAEREGDERVREEHVREAQDKVEKNRVLEVVRGISTQKKLCLYATAAVASETDDESARSTTGYRVYQFLTDAIDAEQYHQETYVNKMKEMTTYSLVDFERRSHGPSSGMFLEFQFGERPETILETLREDSRLEMVSVDEVSSVVKAQVRNET, encoded by the coding sequence ATGGACGACTTCGACGATCCTCGAGATGGATCGGGGACATCGAAGGATGAAGCGACGGAGCGGGTCGAATCCTCGTCTGATTCTACGATACCCGAGACGACTCCCTCCTCGACCGGCTCGGCGACGGCCGGTGAGTCACAATCGATCGAAGAGATGTTACTGGAGTTCGACCAACAGGAGGGGCTCATTCGCGATCGGTCGCTTCTCGACCCGAATCACATCGTCTCCGAGGATCGGATCGTCGGTCGCGACGAGCAGTTACAGGAAGTAACCAAGATGCTCCGCGTCGCTCTCGGGGACAACCGGCCGCCCAATCTCTTTCTCTACGGCCCCTCCGGAACCGGAAAATCGCTGATCACGAAGGCCGTCTGTAAGAACATCAGCAAAATCTGCGAGACGCGAGACATTCGGTTCGGGACGATCGAAGTCAACTGCCAGGATCTCGATACCCTCGGCGTCGCCGTCTACGAACTCGCGAGTCGCGCGGCGGACGAAGCGGCCGTCGAGGTACAGGTCCCGAAACACGGCGTCGCGACGAAAGAGAAGTGGGACGAACTCTATCGGATCGTCAACGAAAACTTCGACTCGGCAGTGTTCGTTCTCGACGAACTCGACATGCTCGTCGGCCGACGGGACAAGCAGGACCCAGCCTTCTCCCGTCTCCTCTATCAGCTCTCTCGAGCCGGCGCGAACAACGACCTCACTGCTCACGTCTCCGTCGTCGCGATTTCGAACGACACGAAAATGATGGAGTCCGTGGGGAGCCGCGCCCTGAGTTCCTTTACCCCCGAAGACGTCCACTTCGACGACTACGACGCGAACCAGCTCCAGTCGATTCTCCGTCGCCGGCGAGACGCCTTCTACGACGACGTTCTGGACGAGGACGTTATCCCGCTGGCAGCGGCCTTCGCGGCCCAGACCCACGGCGACGCTCGCAAGGCGATCGATCTCGTTCGAGTCGCCGGTGAACTCGCGGAACGCGAAGGCGACGAGCGCGTTCGCGAGGAACACGTCCGCGAAGCACAGGACAAAGTCGAGAAGAATCGGGTCCTCGAGGTCGTCCGCGGTATCAGCACACAGAAGAAGCTTTGTCTCTACGCGACGGCCGCCGTCGCTTCGGAGACGGACGACGAATCCGCTCGCAGCACGACTGGCTACCGCGTGTACCAGTTCCTCACGGATGCGATCGACGCCGAACAGTACCATCAGGAGACCTACGTCAACAAGATGAAGGAAATGACGACGTACTCGCTCGTCGACTTCGAACGGCGGAGCCACGGCCCCAGTTCGGGGATGTTCCTCGAGTTCCAGTTCGGAGAGCGTCCCGAGACGATCCTCGAAACGCTTCGCGAGGATTCGCGCCTCGAAATGGTCTCCGTGGACGAGGTCTCGAGCGTCGTCAAAGCACAGGTTCGAAACGAGACGTAA
- a CDS encoding ATP-binding protein has product MSRDGKQSVNEVIGAVTRALIPTITTNEMRRRVCEQFAASELYSFAWIGRYNPKTEAMIPTASAGIAEQTLSEVTITEESPRAELINEAVRTREITVGRNLVDDPPCEDRRDHALEHDYRTFAVVPLGYDETLYGALHLATDRPHGFGAAERESLAESGVTIAYAFENAESSANTDGTEREDAAAETTRVPVQSERERRLYETIISSTPDLVYAFDLDYRFIFANDALLEMWGQTFEESVGKTLLENGYEQWHAEMHEREIDQVVETKEPVRGEVAFQHAEHGRRIYDYIFAPVLNDEGEVEAIAGTTRDITERKEVEEALQESEERFRALVAASSDVVYRMSPDWSEMHHLEGKEFIPDTHESTSEWLERYIHPDDHERVMEAINEAIRTKSVFELEHQVEQVDGSLGWTFSRAVPMLDEDGDITEWIGMASDITDRKEYERELEQTNAQLKRSNAELERFAHAASHDLQEPLRMVSSYLQLLENRYGDDLDADAREFIEFAVDGADRMREMVDALLEYSRVNTCKENFEQIDCETVLEEAMENLQMAIDERNAIITSDELPTVSGDERQLIQLFQNLLDNAITYADDGPPTVHVSAEKRDDEWLFSVRDDGIGIAPKRTDDIFEVFNRLHAPDEYEGTGIGLAICKRIVMTHDGRIWVESDPGEGTTFFFTIPDNTE; this is encoded by the coding sequence ATGAGTCGTGATGGGAAACAGTCAGTAAACGAGGTGATCGGAGCGGTCACCCGAGCGTTGATCCCGACCATCACCACAAACGAAATGCGTCGACGCGTTTGCGAGCAGTTCGCAGCATCGGAGTTGTACTCCTTCGCGTGGATCGGGCGCTATAATCCGAAGACAGAGGCGATGATTCCGACAGCCTCGGCCGGGATCGCGGAGCAGACGCTCTCTGAAGTCACCATCACCGAGGAGTCACCCCGAGCGGAACTGATAAACGAGGCAGTGCGGACGCGGGAGATTACGGTCGGACGGAATCTCGTTGACGATCCGCCGTGCGAGGATCGGCGCGACCACGCCCTCGAACACGACTACCGAACTTTCGCGGTCGTCCCCCTCGGTTACGACGAGACGCTGTACGGTGCCTTGCATCTGGCTACCGATCGGCCGCACGGGTTTGGCGCGGCCGAGCGAGAATCGCTCGCAGAGAGCGGCGTAACGATCGCATACGCCTTCGAAAATGCGGAATCGTCCGCGAATACCGACGGCACCGAGCGCGAGGACGCGGCGGCAGAGACGACGAGAGTGCCCGTGCAGTCCGAGCGGGAGCGGCGGCTCTACGAGACGATCATCTCCAGTACACCCGACCTCGTCTACGCGTTCGACCTCGACTACCGCTTCATATTCGCCAACGACGCACTGCTCGAGATGTGGGGCCAGACCTTCGAAGAGTCCGTCGGAAAGACCCTGCTGGAAAACGGCTACGAGCAATGGCACGCGGAGATGCACGAACGCGAGATCGACCAGGTCGTAGAGACGAAAGAACCCGTCCGCGGCGAGGTGGCGTTCCAACACGCTGAGCACGGCCGCCGTATCTACGACTACATCTTTGCTCCGGTACTCAACGACGAGGGGGAAGTGGAAGCCATCGCCGGGACAACGCGCGATATCACCGAGCGCAAGGAGGTCGAGGAGGCGCTTCAGGAGAGCGAGGAGCGATTCCGGGCGTTGGTCGCCGCCAGCTCGGACGTCGTGTATCGCATGAGCCCCGATTGGAGCGAAATGCACCACCTCGAAGGCAAGGAGTTCATCCCCGATACGCACGAATCGACCAGCGAGTGGCTTGAGAGATACATTCATCCGGACGACCACGAGCGTGTCATGGAGGCCATCAACGAAGCGATCCGGACCAAGAGCGTCTTCGAACTAGAACACCAGGTAGAGCAGGTCGACGGGAGCCTGGGCTGGACGTTCTCGCGCGCGGTACCGATGCTGGACGAGGACGGTGATATCACCGAGTGGATCGGGATGGCGAGCGACATCACCGACCGCAAAGAGTACGAGCGGGAACTCGAACAAACCAACGCGCAACTGAAACGCTCGAACGCGGAACTCGAGCGATTCGCCCACGCCGCCTCCCACGACCTTCAAGAGCCGTTACGGATGGTCTCGAGCTATCTCCAGCTGCTCGAGAATCGCTACGGAGACGACCTCGATGCCGACGCGAGGGAGTTCATCGAGTTCGCTGTCGATGGCGCGGACCGGATGCGGGAGATGGTCGATGCGTTGCTCGAGTATTCACGGGTCAACACCTGTAAGGAGAACTTCGAGCAGATCGACTGTGAGACGGTCCTCGAGGAGGCGATGGAGAACCTTCAGATGGCAATCGACGAACGCAATGCCATCATCACGTCGGACGAACTGCCCACTGTGAGCGGCGATGAACGCCAACTCATTCAGCTCTTCCAGAACCTCCTCGATAACGCTATCACGTATGCGGACGATGGCCCACCGACCGTCCACGTTTCCGCCGAGAAGCGGGACGACGAGTGGCTGTTTTCGGTCCGCGACGACGGGATCGGGATAGCCCCGAAGAGGACGGACGACATCTTCGAGGTGTTCAACCGCCTCCACGCTCCCGACGAGTACGAGGGAACTGGTATCGGTCTCGCGATTTGCAAACGCATCGTGATGACGCATGATGGCCGTATCTGGGTCGAGTCCGACCCCGGCGAGGGAACGACGTTCTTCTTCACAATCCCGGATAACACGGAGTGA
- a CDS encoding thiamine pyrophosphate-binding protein: protein MRCVAPIRLESDAWNRDGPPAQPGSEQLYDALVDAGVDLLVGLPGTQTLPLDRTVERREDIRYVMARHETAIPHIAWGYYESGGEVAATLTVPGPGDTNAMHGLKNALDDRVPLIHVAADADPADRGKGPIHEIEPETYDTVVKENVSVERPVEFQQAIRSGIETALTPPRGPVRLGVPKSLLEAEFRSPAVTIDPQTSRFGGDAEYEDAKQLLADAERPVVYLGVGARRTGDPDAIRALVETLDAPVVASYKGKGVFPEDDPRWLGVTGSHLPSGANETLEAADVVLALGTRFDGVTTADWSLPMGDELVHVTLETSRIDIAYDADIAIVADVASAVDRLRAGLRSASRPDTAWDGASIGDRVRSEYDDRLRACSLLEDETPIATAGALRTLREVLPREAVVTTDIGGFRLWAKQTFETYEPEAYVTSGSWAGMGVGLPAAIGAKLAVPDRPVVALTGDGGAMMCLQELHTAAAYDLDVVTILFNNQDYGVISKSPEIDQYAEGHRFDWSSPEFAAIAEGFGCRGETVRTLSELESAVDTALARADGPELIDVRVDPDEPTAADVSEYDSSVKF, encoded by the coding sequence TTGCGCTGTGTCGCTCCAATCAGACTCGAGAGCGATGCCTGGAACAGAGACGGTCCGCCGGCCCAACCCGGCAGTGAGCAACTGTACGATGCCCTCGTTGACGCCGGGGTCGACCTCCTCGTCGGGCTCCCCGGGACGCAGACGCTCCCGTTAGATCGTACCGTCGAGCGCCGAGAGGACATTCGATACGTGATGGCGCGCCACGAGACGGCGATCCCGCACATCGCATGGGGATACTACGAGTCTGGAGGTGAGGTCGCCGCGACGCTTACCGTCCCCGGCCCCGGCGACACGAACGCGATGCACGGGTTGAAGAACGCACTCGACGACCGCGTTCCACTGATCCACGTCGCCGCCGACGCCGATCCGGCCGACCGCGGGAAGGGGCCGATCCACGAAATCGAACCCGAGACGTACGACACCGTCGTCAAGGAGAACGTCTCGGTCGAGCGGCCGGTCGAGTTCCAGCAGGCGATCCGTTCGGGGATCGAAACCGCACTCACACCCCCGCGCGGACCGGTCCGGCTCGGCGTTCCGAAGTCCCTCCTCGAGGCCGAGTTCCGCTCACCGGCCGTAACGATCGATCCGCAGACGAGTCGCTTCGGCGGCGACGCCGAGTACGAAGACGCAAAGCAACTGCTCGCCGACGCGGAGCGACCGGTCGTCTACCTCGGCGTCGGTGCCCGCCGAACGGGAGACCCGGACGCGATTCGGGCCCTCGTTGAGACGCTGGACGCGCCGGTCGTCGCGTCCTACAAAGGAAAGGGCGTCTTCCCCGAGGACGATCCGCGCTGGCTCGGTGTCACGGGCAGTCATCTCCCGTCAGGAGCGAACGAGACCCTCGAGGCTGCCGACGTCGTCCTCGCGCTCGGCACCCGGTTCGACGGCGTGACGACCGCCGACTGGTCGCTGCCGATGGGTGACGAACTCGTTCACGTTACCCTCGAGACGAGTCGCATCGACATCGCCTACGACGCCGATATCGCGATCGTTGCGGACGTCGCCAGCGCGGTCGATCGGCTACGAGCGGGACTCCGTTCTGCGTCGCGTCCCGACACCGCTTGGGACGGGGCGTCCATCGGCGACCGCGTTCGCTCGGAGTACGACGACCGGCTTCGTGCCTGCAGCTTGCTCGAGGACGAGACGCCGATCGCGACGGCCGGCGCGCTCCGGACGCTTCGCGAGGTGTTGCCGCGAGAGGCCGTTGTGACGACCGATATCGGCGGCTTCCGTCTCTGGGCCAAGCAGACCTTCGAGACGTACGAACCCGAGGCGTACGTTACTTCCGGGTCGTGGGCGGGAATGGGCGTCGGACTACCGGCTGCGATCGGCGCGAAACTCGCCGTGCCGGATCGGCCGGTCGTCGCGTTGACCGGTGACGGCGGGGCGATGATGTGCTTACAGGAGCTGCATACGGCGGCGGCGTACGACCTAGACGTGGTCACGATCCTCTTCAACAACCAGGACTACGGAGTCATCAGTAAGTCGCCGGAAATCGATCAGTATGCAGAGGGGCATCGGTTCGACTGGTCGTCTCCCGAGTTCGCCGCCATCGCGGAGGGATTCGGCTGTCGGGGCGAGACTGTGAGGACGCTCTCGGAACTCGAGAGCGCAGTCGATACTGCACTGGCACGAGCGGACGGACCGGAACTGATCGACGTTCGCGTCGATCCGGACGAGCCAACAGCTGCCGACGTTTCCGAGTACGACTCGAGCGTGAAGTTCTGA